The following nucleotide sequence is from Zea mays cultivar B73 chromosome 1, Zm-B73-REFERENCE-NAM-5.0, whole genome shotgun sequence.
CTACTGTGTCTAGGATACTGACACCTTGATCCAAAGAATAAGCGAGAATGCCATGTGCTTGCTTCTTTGTGTTTTGCTCGCCAAAGGTCAACTGGAAAGATTGAGACAACAGCTaacccaaaccatttcagcattcAAGCAAAACATACAACAACCCATTTAAAAAATAGAATACAGAATTTACTCAAATCATAGCTATTTCAAACCATGACATTAAGTACATATTGATACAGCAACTGGCCCAAACTAATTTCAGCGATTGAAGCATGAAATCTACTACAGATGGATACAACAACCCATTTACAAACAACAAAATATGACAGATTTTAGGATGAACAAGTTAAAAACACACCTTTCATTCCAATACGGAGATGCATGAATTCGATGTGCCTAGATCGATACCGATAACATCTGCCACGGTCGGCTTTGTGATGCATGCCCAGATATTTGTGTCAAAAAATATTGGAAGTCTTATCAGTAAAGATGATTAGCATAGGCAACAAACCATACAATTCCAGACATCTTTTCAAGTTTTTTAATAAATAAACATTTACGAAATAAGATACTGCTTATTGCCATGATTATATTAAAAATTAAGGACGCGAGCAGGGCAAGGGCATCGCGAGCGAAGGCGTGGTCCGCGTTGGCCGGGGCATGGTGAAGCCTGTGGACGCCCTCGTTAGAgacatatagagtagtagagattaactCAGTTACTTACAGTCAGGCCTGTCCTCACATATTTAGCTGCACAAGTGCTTTGACCCTCTGGCAGTTTTGGAAGCTTGCTGTTGTCTTCGTCAACAATAGCAGAACGCCCAACAAAGTATGGCTCTATATCAGTATGCACTTCATCTGGAATTCTTGCAAGCTTCCTAGTGAGTTTGTTCATCATAACCCATTTACTGCACAAAGACACAAATTAGAAAATAAAATGCAACAAGATATCTATAAGTTACACATACTTTGAGCAAAGAAACTATAAATACAGGGTCAATTGTAACATGGCAGTTGGTAGAAATAAATGGCTAATAAAATTGATTAATGATATAGATATATGAGTGTGGCAGAGATTTGAACCTTGTCGCCTTCAGTGTTGTGTGGCCTGTCATAGAATCACGTATATGCCAATCCCTACGCATTCCATTTTTACCATTAGCACTAACCCATGTATTTACTTCAACAGTATCACCCCTACAGTAGAATAGAGGAGCGACTTAGAACGCATAACAGTAGAACCCAGATGATGAGGGATCAACATTCAGTTCAAAGAAGGTAAACGTTCTAGTATATGTTAGTTACCATAGAAAATGTATCAAGACTTCAAGAGGTTCAATGAGTGTATCTGTGTCAATAATAGATGTCTACAAACTGCCCAGTGGCATACAACTATATAGGCTCCTTATGCTAAAAAACTATATAGGCTCCTCCAACAAGTTATTGTCAAACAGTTCAAAAAACACTGGGGAATTTTCCTTTCACATTTATTGCCGAACAACTGAAACCCTCATTCAACTAATCACACAATACCCAGCTCTGAGGAAATAAGTCATAATCATTAGTCATTCTATGTCTCCACAAATAGCCACATGGGTGCAACTTATTTCAAGCTCAAATCACAATAAGAAAACTGAAACAAGA
It contains:
- the LOC103637656 gene encoding palmitoyl-acyl carrier protein thioesterase, chloroplastic, giving the protein MSKRNLFWVVSQMQAIVERYPCWGDTVEVNTWVSANGKNGMRRDWHIRDSMTGHTTLKATSKWVMMNKLTRKLARIPDEVHTDIEPYFVGRSAIVDEDNSKLPKLPEGQSTCAAKYVRTGLTPTVADVIGIDLGTSNSCISVLE